One Thermoanaerobacter kivui genomic window, AGGATAAAGGAATTGAGAGAAAAAATAAATTATCACAATTACAGATATTACGTTTTGGACCAACCAGAGATTTCAGACTATGAGTACGACATGCTGATGAGAGAACTTATAGAATTAGAAGAAAAATATCCAGAGCTTAAAACTCCAGACTCTCCATCCCAAAGAGTAGGTGGGGAGCCTTTAAAAGAATTTGAGCCTTTTACCCATGTAGTTCCAATGTTAAGTTTGGCTAATGCTTTTTCTGAGGGAGAACTTAGAGACTTTGATAGAAGAGTAAGAGAGGCAGTGGGAGATGTAGAGTACGTAGTAGAATTAAAAATTGACGGTTTATCTGTGGAACTAATTTATGAAAATGGCATATTTACTGTAGGTTCTACAAGAGGAGACGGGATCGTAGGAGAAAATGTCACACAAAATTTAAAGACTATAAAGTCAATTCCTTTAAGGCTTAAGGATGATGTGAGCCTTGTTGTAAGAGGAGAGGTCTTCATGCCACGCACTTCTTTTGAAAAATTAAATGAGGAGAGAGAAAAATTAGGGGAAAGCCTTTTTGCAAATCCCAGAAATGCTGCAGCAGGTTCTTTAAGGCAATTAGATCCTAAAGTGACGGCGAAAAGAGATTTAGACATTTTTATTTTTAACCTTCAGAAGATTGAGGATAGAAAATTTAAAACTCACATAGAGACATTAGAATTTTTGAAAGAACAAGGATTTAAAGTAATACCAATTCATAAAAAATGTAGCAATATAGATGAAGTAATAAAAGAAATAGAAGAGATAAGAAACTTACGAGATAAGCTGCCTTACGACATTGATGGAGCAGTTGTAAAAGTAAATGAACTTGAAAAGAGAGAAATTTTAGGACAGACTGCAAAAGACCCCAGGTGGGCTATTGCTTTTAAATATCCTGCTGAGAGGAAAAAGACAAAAGTCTTGGATATAATAGTTCAAGTAGGAAGGACTGGAGCTCTTACTCCTACAGCTATATTAGAGCCTGTAACTATTTCAGGTTCAGTTGTGAGCCGAGCTACACTTCATAATGAAGATTACATAAAAGAGAAAGACATAAGGATAGGAGATACGGTAATAGTTCAAAAAGCGGGAGAAATCATTCCTGAAGTAGTAGAAGTGGTAAAAGAAGAGAGGACTGGACAAGAAAGAGAGTTTGTAATGCCAGATAGATGCCCTGAATGCGGTGCTTTAGCTGTGAGGCTTCCGGGGGAGACTATAAGGCGTTGTACAGGTCTAAATTGTCCTGCACAGCTTCTAAGAGGCATTATCCACTTTGCTTCAAAAGATGCAATGGATATAGAAGGATTGGGGCCAGCTATAATAAATCAGCTTTTGTCAAAAGGTCTAATTCACAACATAGCAGATTTGTATTATCTTAAATACGAAGATTTAATACAATTAGAAAGAATGGGAGACAAATCTGTTAAAAATTTATTAAATGCTATTGAAGAAAGCAAAACAAGAGATTTAGATAGATTGCTCTTTGGCTTGGGTATAAACTTAATAGGCAGTAAAGCTGCCCAAGTGATTGCTGAGCATTTTAAGACAATGGACAATATCATGAAGGCAAAATTTGAAGACTTTACACATTTGCCTGACATAGGACCTAAGATGGCAAGAAGCATAGTTTCCTTTTTTGCAGAAAAACAAAATTTAGAGATAATTGAAAAACTTAAAAATGCTGGAGTAAACATGAAAAAGCTTTCAAAAGAAAAAGTAAGCAACATATTTGAAGGGAAAACTTTTGTTTTGACAGGAGCGTTGGAAAATTACACGAGAGAAGAAGCTACCAGAATGATTGAAGAAAGAGGTGGAAAAGTTACAAATTCAGTAAGTAAAAAAACGGACTATGTATTAGTAGGTAAAGATCCTGGTTCTAAACTTAAAAAAGCCCAAGAATTAGGAATAAAGATAATTGATGAAAAACAATTTGAAGAAATGCTAAAAGGTGAAAATATTTAAAAACTCTATCCTTCAAAAAATATGTTTTTGTGGTAAACTATAAGATGTGAATAATAAAGGAAAGGTGTGGTAACATGGCTATTAGCAGGAGCGAAGTTGAGCATGTGGCTAAACTGGCCCGTCTCAAATTTTCGCAAGAGGAAATAGAAGAGTTTACAGTGCAACTGAGCAAAATTATCGACTATGTAAACAAATTAAACGAATTGGACACTGAAAATGTAGAGCCTACAGCTCATATAGTGCCAATTCATAATGTATTTAGAGAAGACGAAGTAAAGCCTTCAATGGACAGAGACAAAATATTGATGAATGCACCTTATAAAGAGAACGGCTGTTTTAAAGTGCCAAAGATTATAGAATGAGGAGGTACATAAATGGAATTATATAGTTTGACAATTCACGAACTTAGAGAACTTCTCAAAAAGAGAGAAGTCAGTGCTTTGGAAGTGACAAAATCCTATCTTGAAAGAATAAAAGAAGTAGAACCTAAAATAGATGCTCTTATCACAATTACAGAGGATTTTGCCTTGCAAAAAGCAAAAGAAGCAGATGAGAAAATCAAAAAAGGAGAGGACACGGCCCTTACAGGCATTCCTGTCATAATAAAGGACAACATTTCTACTGAGGGAATAAAAACCACTTGTTCTTCTAAGATGCTAGAAAACTATATTCCTCCCTATAATGCCACAATAGTGGAAAAATTACTAGAAGAAGGAGTGATAATTTTAGGAAAATCCAATTTAGACGAATTTGCAATGGGCTCTTCTACAGAAAATTCAGCTTTTAAGACTACAAAAAATCCTTGGGACTTATCCCGTGTTCCAGGAGGGTCTTCTGGTGGTTCTGCAGCAGCTATAGCGGCAGACGAGGCGGCTTTTGCTTTGGGTTCAGATACAGGTGGTTCTATAAGACAACCAGCTTCTTTATGCGGTGTAGTAGGGATGAAACCTACTTATGGATTGGTGTCAAGATATGGCCTTGTAGCTTTTGCTTCTTCACTTGACCAGATTGGGCCCTTTACAAAAGATGTTACAGACTGTGCTATTGTATTAAATACAATTATAGGGCATGACCCCAAAGACTCTACTTCTTTAAAGATAGACAAGCCTGATTACACTTCTTATCTCAAAGAAGATATTAAAGGTTTGAGGATAGGAGTGGCTAAAGAATTTTTTGGCGAGGGAATAGAAGAAGGAGTAAAAGAAACTGTACAAGAATCCATAAAAGTTTTACAGGATTTAGGAGCAGAAATCATAGATATATCTATTCCTTATGTAGAATATGCTCTTCCAGCTTATTATATAA contains:
- the gatA gene encoding Asp-tRNA(Asn)/Glu-tRNA(Gln) amidotransferase subunit GatA gives rise to the protein MELYSLTIHELRELLKKREVSALEVTKSYLERIKEVEPKIDALITITEDFALQKAKEADEKIKKGEDTALTGIPVIIKDNISTEGIKTTCSSKMLENYIPPYNATIVEKLLEEGVIILGKSNLDEFAMGSSTENSAFKTTKNPWDLSRVPGGSSGGSAAAIAADEAAFALGSDTGGSIRQPASLCGVVGMKPTYGLVSRYGLVAFASSLDQIGPFTKDVTDCAIVLNTIIGHDPKDSTSLKIDKPDYTSYLKEDIKGLRIGVAKEFFGEGIEEGVKETVQESIKVLQDLGAEIIDISIPYVEYALPAYYIIASAEASSNLARYDGIRYGHIAEKYEDLIDMYMVTRSEGFGKEVKRRIMLGTYALSSGYYDAYYKKALKVRTLIKNDFEKAFEKCDVIIGPTSPTVAFKIGERANDPLAMYLADIYTVSVNIAGLPGISIPCGLSDGLPVGLQIIGRHFDEGKILNVAYAFEQANKFNAKPQAIGGAR
- the ligA gene encoding NAD-dependent DNA ligase LigA; the protein is MEPKERIKELREKINYHNYRYYVLDQPEISDYEYDMLMRELIELEEKYPELKTPDSPSQRVGGEPLKEFEPFTHVVPMLSLANAFSEGELRDFDRRVREAVGDVEYVVELKIDGLSVELIYENGIFTVGSTRGDGIVGENVTQNLKTIKSIPLRLKDDVSLVVRGEVFMPRTSFEKLNEEREKLGESLFANPRNAAAGSLRQLDPKVTAKRDLDIFIFNLQKIEDRKFKTHIETLEFLKEQGFKVIPIHKKCSNIDEVIKEIEEIRNLRDKLPYDIDGAVVKVNELEKREILGQTAKDPRWAIAFKYPAERKKTKVLDIIVQVGRTGALTPTAILEPVTISGSVVSRATLHNEDYIKEKDIRIGDTVIVQKAGEIIPEVVEVVKEERTGQEREFVMPDRCPECGALAVRLPGETIRRCTGLNCPAQLLRGIIHFASKDAMDIEGLGPAIINQLLSKGLIHNIADLYYLKYEDLIQLERMGDKSVKNLLNAIEESKTRDLDRLLFGLGINLIGSKAAQVIAEHFKTMDNIMKAKFEDFTHLPDIGPKMARSIVSFFAEKQNLEIIEKLKNAGVNMKKLSKEKVSNIFEGKTFVLTGALENYTREEATRMIEERGGKVTNSVSKKTDYVLVGKDPGSKLKKAQELGIKIIDEKQFEEMLKGENI
- the gatC gene encoding Asp-tRNA(Asn)/Glu-tRNA(Gln) amidotransferase subunit GatC encodes the protein MAISRSEVEHVAKLARLKFSQEEIEEFTVQLSKIIDYVNKLNELDTENVEPTAHIVPIHNVFREDEVKPSMDRDKILMNAPYKENGCFKVPKIIE